A stretch of DNA from Pasteurellaceae bacterium RH1A:
TTATCTAATAATCAACGCCCCTTAGCCATAGGTTACACCGAAAAAGGATACTGAATGCTCGGATGGTACTGATAATTCTCCACCTGGAAATCCTCCAGTGTTACCCAGGTTTCCAGATCTTCTAAGGTCTTAATATCCGGGTTGATAATCAGCTTAGGGGCCTCAAAAGGTTCACGCTTAAGCTGCACATCCCGCATTAGCTCCAACTGATCCTCATAGATATGGGCATTGACAATCTTGTGGAAGGCCTGGCCTGGTTGGTGGCCAGTAATTTGGGCCATGAGGGCCAAAAAGGTATAGCACTGGATCATATTCCAATTAAGACCCAAGGGCACATCAGCCGAACGTTGGGTGCTGTTGAGGTATAAAACACCGTCTAAGAGGGAAAAATGGTGGCTGTGTAGGCAAGGCCGTAAGCAACCCAAGTGGAAGGCGCCTGGATGGTAGAAGGTATAGATTTCGCCCCGGTTGTCCTGGCCACGTTTGAGATCGTCCACAATTTGGCGGAGTAAATCCACACTGCCCCCATCAGGCTTGGGGAAGTTTCGGCCTACGGCTCCATAAACCAGGCCCATATCATCCACTCCCTTGCGGTGGGGGTTGGCCAGCCAGGCAGCGTTTTCATTAGCATTGGCATCCCAGGATTTTGTGCCTAGTTTGCGGAAATCAGCCGCATTATCATAGCCCCGAATATAGCCCAAAAGCTCGGCAATAGCTGCCTTCCAAAAGCTACGGCGGGTAGTGACCAGGGGGAACTCTCCCTTGGCCACATCATAAGTTAAATCCGCATTGATTACGGTCAGGCAACGTTTGCCTGTGCGTTCATTTTCTACCCACTTGCCCTCATTTACGATGCGTTGGCAGAGATCTAAGTACTGTTCCATTTTATTTTCTCGCAAAAACGTTGCATAATGGGGCAGATTTTACAGCAAAGTGAGGTAGATTATGAAATCTTTATTTAGAACTTTTGGCTTACTTTCAGCCCTTTTCGTCTTAACCGCCTGCAGCTTTGGTGGCAAAAAAACAGCCTACCAGCCGCTTAAAGCTTCAGAAGTAGATCAAAAATCCTACGCTGTTGCCTATGAGTCCACTGCTCAAACCTATCAAGATAGAGTTAATGATAGCTATGATATTGAATCCTTTATCAATGGTGTGGATGAGTGGTATAAGGGCCAAGTGAAGCTGCCGGTAGAACAAATCCGAGCTAGCCTGCTCAATCGGATGTTAGACCATGATGTCTATGCCTACTACAGTGGCGTGCTTTTTGCGGCTGACCTGCAAAACAACTTCAACCGCCTCAGCCCTGAATGCTGGAGCCAAACCCATCCAGCTAGTATGACCCAAGGCATTTATGAGGCCATGCAGGGGCTTAAGGCTGGCAAGGTGCGTAATGATGAATACGTCACTAAAGGCTCCGAGCAGTGGCTGCAACTTTGTGTGAAAAACGTTGAAGCCCAGGGCAAGAAGAAAAAGTAAATCAGGTCTTTACTTATCTGCCGTTCTGGTCTAGAATGGATCACCTTTTATCGTTCTCTGTCGCCGTGATTTTGTGCGACAATTTATTTAAACATATTCAATTCCTTGAGGTGATGGCATATGCCAGTAGTTAAAGTTCGTGAAAATGAATCATTTGACGTTGCATTACGTCGTTTTAAACGTTCTTGCGAAAAAGCAGGTTTATTAGCAGAAGTTCGTGCTCGTGAGTTCTACGAAAAACCAACCACAATTCGTAAACGTGAAAAAGCATCTTTAGCAAAACGTCACGCTAAACGTAACGCTCGCGAAAACGCTCGTAGCAACCGTTTATACTAATTTCATTTTCTAATGAAGACATTAAAACCGTGAAACCCTAGGGAATCGCGGTTTTAGTGTTTTTGTTCAGGCAAAAGGAGAAATCAATGGCAGGCCTTATTCCACGTTCCTTTATTGATGATCTGATTGCACGCACCGACATCGTGGCCCTGATTGACTCTCGGGTCAAGCTCAAAAAGGCTGGCCGTAATTACCAGGCCTGCTGCCCCTTCCACCACGAAAAGACCCCCTCCTTCTCTGTCAGCCCCCAAAAGCAGTTCTATCATTGTTTTGGCTGTGGCGAAAGCGGCAATGCCATTGGCTTTCTGATGGCCTACGACAAGCTGGAATTTGTCGAAGCTGTGGAAGAGCTAGCTGCCCTACATAATTTAGAAGTCCCTCGGGAAAACACCCGACCAGACGGCAAGCCCCAGGCCAGCTTTAAGACCCGGCGTAATCTCTATGAACTGATGGAGGCCATTGCTCACTTTTATCAGGCCAATCTCAAGCAACACCAGGCCAGCCAGGACTATTTGGCTAAGCGGGGCCTGTCGCCTGAAATTATCGACCGCTTTGAGCTGGGCTTCTGCCCCAATTCCATGGATACGGTCTTACGCAAGTTCGGCACCAATAAGGAAGAAATCCAAAAGCTCTTTGACACCGGTATGCTGTCGCAGAATGAGCGGGGCATGTATGATCGCTTCCGCAACCGGGTTATGTTCCCCATTCGGGACAAGCGGGGCCGGGTGGTGGCCTTTGGTGGCCGGGTTATGGGCGATGAAAAACCCAAGTACCTCAACTCGCCTGAATCCGTTACCTACCACAAGAGTAATGAACTCTACGGCCTCTATCAAGCCTTACAAGCCCAGGAAAATCCTGACTTTCTCTTTGTGGTAGAGGGCTATATGGACGTGGTCGCCCTGGCCCAGTATGGGATTAACAATGCCGTGGCCTCCCTAGGCACGGCCACCACAGGTGAGCAAATCCAACTGATGTTCCGCTGCACCGAACAGGTGATCTGTTGCTATGATGGCGACCGAGCTGGGCGGGATGCGGCCTGGAAGGCCTTAGAAAATGCCCTGCCTCATTTGCAGGACGGCCGACAAATCAAGTTTATCTTCCTGCCTGATGGGGAAGATCCGGACTCCTTCGTCCGTCAAGTGGGCAAGGAGGGCTTTGAGGCCTATCTGCAAAAGGCCCTGTCCCTGAGTGATTTTCTCTTTAATTCCCTTTTGGCTCAAGTGGATTTGACTACTAAAGAAGGCAAAACTAAGCTAGTAACTTTAGCTGCACCGTTATTGCAAAAAATTCCTGGAGATACTCTTAGACTAAACTTACGTAATACGCTAGGGCAAAAAGTCGGTATTGTGTTTTCTCCTGAGCAATTAGAAAAACTCTTACCGACTTTATCAAAAAAGAAGATAAGCCTAAACTTAAAATAAAGCAAACTCCCATGCGGTTACTAATTGCTCTTTTATTGCAAAACCCAGACCTGGTGCGTTTTGTGCCAGATCTGGCCCCGCTTAAGAGCTTGGAGGAACCGGGCTTTGACCTCTTGGTTGAACTCAGCGACCTTTGCCGGGACAAGGTGGGCATCAGCATGGGCCAGCTCCTAGAACACTGGCGGGAAAAAGAAAGCTACCGCACCCTTGAAATCCTGGCCAACTGGGATCATCTAGTCGCCCCAGAAAACATCGAGAAAACCTTTATCGAAACCCTGGATTTCCTCTATGCCAAACTGCTAGAGCAACGCACGGAATGGCTGATTGCCAAGGATCGCACCACAGGCCTGAATGAGGAAGAAAAGCAGGAATTGGTGGCTTTGATTAGTCAGTAGTAATATTTAGAAGGATAAGTCTTGAGTAAGAGGCTAATTTCCCCTATGATGACTACTTCATTGTAGTAGAGAGCTTATGTATACCGTTGTTGAAACACCCATTTATAGTCGTTTAGCTCAAGATATTTTGTCTCAGGATGAACAAGAAGAGCTGGCCGTTTATCTTGCTACGAATCCACAGGCAGGAGATGTTATTCCCCATAGTTCGGGCTGTCGGAAGGTTCGTTGGAAAAGATCAGGGGCAGGAAAAAGTGGCGGCGTTAGAACTATTTACTTTAATAAATTAGAAGAAGGAGAAATCCACTTATTACTGATTTATGCCAAGGCCAAACATGAAAATATCCCAACCCATATCTTAAAACAACTAAGAGAGGAGTTAGAAAAATGAACCTAGATAAGATCAATGCCAAAGAATATGAATTTTCAGGTGAAGAACTCGGCCAATTACTGTTGGCTTCTGTAAAGCAGATGAAAGCAGGCCAGGTGGGCAAGGTTCACCATGTTGAAAACCAAGCCATTCAAGCTCGTCAGAAAACAGGTTTATCTCAATCTGAATTTGCTCGCATTATGGGGATTTCTGTACGCACTTTGCAAGGTTGGGAACAGGGGCGAAGAACCCCATCAGGGGCAGCAGCTACCTTGCTTAAAATTGCCACTCGCCACCCTGAAACCTTAATTGAGTTGCGATAAGATAGGCTAGGGCATTATCAAACCCCACAACTAATGCTATAATCCATCCCTTTTCCATTAACATACAACACGGGTAATATTATGGAACAATACACAGACCAACAAACCCAGCTAGAAGAACAGCAATCCCAGATTGAATTGCTGATTGCCACTGGGCGAGAACAGGGCTATCTGACCCTGTCAGAAGTGCACGACCACCTGCCGGAAGAGCTGGTGGATGCCGATCAGATCGAAGATATTATTCAGATGATCAACGACATGGGCATTAAGGTGCTTGAAACCGCCCCCGATGCTGATGATCTCATGTTAG
This window harbors:
- a CDS encoding thymidylate synthase; translated protein: MEQYLDLCQRIVNEGKWVENERTGKRCLTVINADLTYDVAKGEFPLVTTRRSFWKAAIAELLGYIRGYDNAADFRKLGTKSWDANANENAAWLANPHRKGVDDMGLVYGAVGRNFPKPDGGSVDLLRQIVDDLKRGQDNRGEIYTFYHPGAFHLGCLRPCLHSHHFSLLDGVLYLNSTQRSADVPLGLNWNMIQCYTFLALMAQITGHQPGQAFHKIVNAHIYEDQLELMRDVQLKREPFEAPKLIINPDIKTLEDLETWVTLEDFQVENYQYHPSIQYPFSV
- a CDS encoding transcriptional regulator — encoded protein: MYTVVETPIYSRLAQDILSQDEQEELAVYLATNPQAGDVIPHSSGCRKVRWKRSGAGKSGGVRTIYFNKLEEGEIHLLLIYAKAKHENIPTHILKQLREELEK
- a CDS encoding transcriptional regulator; the protein is MNLDKINAKEYEFSGEELGQLLLASVKQMKAGQVGKVHHVENQAIQARQKTGLSQSEFARIMGISVRTLQGWEQGRRTPSGAAATLLKIATRHPETLIELR